A single Nitrospirota bacterium DNA region contains:
- a CDS encoding NAD(P)/FAD-dependent oxidoreductase, with the protein MEHSTVDLCIVGAGAAGLAAGIFAGEEAARTGFPLQVVLLDGAKTVGAKILVSGGGRCNVTHDVVTATDFFGNRHIIKNVLAAFPVQATIDWFASLGVELKCEETGKLFPVTDKARTVLTALLTRCHELGVVIRPDHRVTDVSRLTGSESGFVIHHTYGTLQAKKVILATGGRSLPKTGSDGFGYELARRLGHRVSTTTPALAPLVLDETLFHKDLSGISQEVELTTTVSGHVADRRTGSLLWTHFGVSGPIVMDASRFWISAREKNEPVELSVNFLPTLTQESARQWFMEQAAGSPRRSLINTLAHLATERFAESLCRYLGINGQTAIGQLPRKDRDRLLVGLVKFPLPVLQDRGWNYAEVTAGGVLLEEINFRTMESKLVPGLYLVGEILDCDGRIGGFNFQWAWATGLLAGRAASATGRNDGAVRG; encoded by the coding sequence ATGGAACATTCAACAGTTGATCTGTGTATTGTCGGAGCCGGGGCTGCGGGCTTGGCTGCTGGTATCTTCGCAGGGGAAGAGGCGGCGCGGACAGGATTCCCACTGCAGGTTGTCCTGCTCGATGGGGCCAAGACTGTCGGAGCGAAGATCCTTGTCTCCGGAGGTGGGCGCTGCAATGTCACGCATGATGTCGTGACTGCCACCGACTTCTTCGGTAATCGTCACATCATCAAGAATGTGCTCGCTGCCTTTCCGGTCCAGGCCACGATCGACTGGTTTGCCTCGCTGGGGGTCGAGCTCAAATGCGAAGAAACCGGCAAGCTCTTTCCGGTAACCGACAAGGCGAGAACGGTTTTGACCGCACTCCTTACTCGTTGTCACGAGCTCGGCGTGGTCATCCGTCCAGACCATCGAGTGACAGACGTCTCCCGTCTGACCGGCTCAGAATCTGGTTTCGTCATTCACCATACCTACGGAACCTTGCAGGCAAAGAAGGTCATCCTGGCTACAGGTGGACGCTCACTTCCGAAAACAGGGAGCGACGGGTTCGGTTATGAGCTGGCCCGTCGACTGGGACATCGGGTCAGTACAACCACTCCGGCCCTAGCCCCCTTAGTGCTGGACGAGACCCTATTTCATAAGGATCTCTCAGGCATCTCACAGGAGGTGGAATTGACCACGACGGTGAGTGGCCACGTCGCAGACCGAAGAACCGGCAGTTTGCTCTGGACCCACTTCGGGGTCAGTGGCCCAATCGTGATGGATGCCAGCCGGTTTTGGATAAGCGCCAGGGAAAAAAACGAGCCGGTTGAGTTATCCGTGAATTTCCTGCCGACCCTGACTCAAGAATCCGCCCGCCAATGGTTCATGGAGCAAGCAGCGGGATCCCCTCGTCGCTCGCTGATCAACACTCTGGCACATCTGGCCACGGAGCGATTCGCCGAGTCCCTCTGCCGATATCTGGGAATCAATGGGCAGACAGCCATCGGTCAACTTCCGAGGAAGGACCGAGATCGTCTATTGGTAGGGCTCGTAAAGTTTCCGCTGCCAGTGCTACAGGATCGGGGCTGGAACTATGCGGAGGTTACGGCGGGTGGTGTTCTACTGGAGGAAATTAATTTTCGCACGATGGAGTCGAAGCTGGTTCCGGGCCTCTATCTGGTTGGAGAAATCCTCGATTGCGACGGACGGATCGGCGGGTTTAACTTTCAATGGGCCTGGGCGACGGGATTACTCGCGGGCCGAGCGGC